From a single Andrena cerasifolii isolate SP2316 chromosome 8, iyAndCera1_principal, whole genome shotgun sequence genomic region:
- the LOC143372206 gene encoding uncharacterized protein LOC143372206 — translation MMEEPLSQCASPSGDNNYCGSEELNSSTIVSLDETLLDISTRHSLSVLRTPPAKKAKRVRFFRNGDRFYTGIVMAVTPERYRSFDSLASDLTRALISSVTLPNGVRAIHTMDGRKVQNINDLEDGKCYVVSGQGEIFKKVDYSSTKVRRGSSLSRLPQSSVGTGRQISAIPLCVKARIITLIRHGTKPRKVVRLLLNKRNAPSLEHAMEAITEAVKLDSGAVRKVYTLSGEQVISLEQFFESNNIFVAYGTEKSNPEDFELDFEECKCIQSFRRCPWTSKRQSGPMPRMPRKSGKKVITTRRVRTPSPPSLILPQPLCLLYTVGHVIGDGNFAIVKHCVQKSSNTEYAMKIVDKYKCQGKETMLSSEVAILRQVCHPNIISLIAAQETADQLFLVMELVKGGDLFDAIATATKFSEADASVMIGHLTSALAYLHSHHIVHRDVKPENLLVEMDGSHVRCLKLGDFGLAQVVREPLYTVCGTPTYVAPEILAETGYGLKIDVWAAGVILYILLCGFPPFVSPENDQEELFERILSGQYEFTSPYWDTVSDSAKQLISNMLQAQPELRFSAEDVLDHPWLARFLGGEQTTASTPTNPSEQHWNKQCKPIRLATFEFDYNYQAQSSSPRDEADVTPSSKGNARSKWSEVLSSIEPGNIDLLHNMDRNQENLGHDDTDFNNGNRSDEEPVSLSADCLQDIHNLSQSMHNLINNLNENQAHQYCLKSSHSETSSRSSIPENVNFSVKTNNAILINSYETAAAAQINTSRHSKSMQENIFPSNKGNFSADTNSVTPTKPNISTDSDAHSFETCRSANPSVSKQKHKWRRLYENLIISEKVTSKLESDDMKNCNTLLSSTDSLTPSSSNDIETSDSFVNIQFAQLTQDQRSSSTQSMESTDSFENICFSYNQEPMNDNARDPNENGCVNDILQLDLTQHSPLTSQEKSATKILQTPTALRANASKASKSHNLLNNKKNVMRTPEESKCFKNEAVKLRRERYTPRSDAESRTAARNKRFSCFLPSSAKKGLDSVLVSDDVISDSVRIGRKFSSTDELRDEKQKQSVRSKRFSLYYTPQPLRKNYESDTKAGRTTCKSVSTSRSDRQVNGKALDMSRKKDDVSELCEKKNVKCRRSVIDSTTAAARSKSSKQSVHIRSNIVNPAVMTSRIK, via the exons ATGATGGAAGAACCATTAAGTCAATGTGCTTCGCCATCTGGTGataataattattgtggaaGCGAAGAGCTAAATTCGTCCACTATAGTAAGTTTAGATGAAACATTATTGGATATTAGCACACGACATTCTTTAAGTGTTCTCCGAACACCACCAGCCAAGAAAGCGAAAAGAGTGAGATTTTTTAGGAACGGAGATAGGTTTTATACTGGCATCGTGATGGCCGTGACTCCAGAAAGATATCGCAGTTTCGATAGCTTAGCTTCGGATTTAACCAGAGCTTTAATATCAAGCGTCACCTTACCTAACGGCGTTAGAGCAATTCACACCATGGACGGAAGGAAGGTTCAAAACATTAACGACTTGGAGGATGGCAAATGCTACGTGGTTTCTGGGCAAGGAGAGATTTTCAAGAAAGTAGACTATTCGTCTACGAAAGTAAGGCGAGGCAGTTCTCTGTCCAGACTGCCGCAGTCTTCTGTGGGTACTGGTAGACAAATAAGCGCGATACCGCTATGCGTAAAAGCGAGGATTATCACTTTAATTCGACACGGGACAAAGCCGCGTAAAGTCGTGCGTCTCCTGTTAAACAAGCGAAACGCTCCGAGTCTGGAACACGCAATGGAAGCGATCACAGAAGCCGTTAAATTAGACTCTGGAGCTGTACGAAAAGTTTACACGCTCTCCGGGGAACAAGTTATCTCTTTGGAACAGTTCTTCGAGAGTAATAACATCTTTGTGGCTTACGGCACGGAGAAGTCGAATCCAGAAGATTTTGAATTAGATTTCGAAGAATGTAAGTGTATTCAGAGCTTTCGAAGATGTCCGTGGACGTCGAAAAGACAAAGCGGCCCAATGCCTAGAATGCCACGTAAATCTGGGAAAAAGGTGATTACTACGCGACGAGTGCGAACGCCGAGTCCACCTTCTCTGATCTTACCACAACCGTTATGTTTACTCTATACAGTTGGTCATGTTATTGGGGACGGGAATTTTGCGATTGTTAAGCATTGCGTACAAAA atctTCGAATACAGAATATGCGATGAAAATTGTGGATAAGTATAAGTGCCAGGGTAAGGAAACAATGCTGTCGAGCGAAGTGGCAATTTTGAGGCAAGTTTGTCATCCAAATATTATTAGCTTGATTGCGGCGCAAGAGACCGCTGATCAATTGTTCTTAGTCATGGAGCTTGTGAAG GGCGGAGATTTGTTTGACGCAATCGCCACAGCGACGAAATTCTCAGAGGCCGATGCTAGCGTAATGATCGGGCATTTAACGTCCGCATTAGCTTACTTGCATTCGCATCATATAGTTCACCGCGATGTTAAGCCTGAGAATCTCTTAGTTGAGATGGATGGAAGTCACGTTAGGTGTTTGAAACTAGGTGACTTTGGACTTGCTCAAGTTGTAAGGGAACCTTTATACACAGTTTGTGGAACACCGACGTACGTAGCACCAGAAATTCTCGCAGAAACTGGATATGGTTTAAAG ATCGATGTATGGGCAGCTGGTGTAATATTGTACATATTGCTCTGCGGTTTTCCACCGTTCGTTTCGCCTGAAAATGACCAAGAAGAATTATTTGAACGTATTCTGAGTGGTCAGTATGAATTCACGTCTCCGTATTGGGATACTGTATCAGACTCTGCCAAACAGCTGATCTCGAACATGCTACAAGCACAGCCTGAACTGAGGTTTAGCGCGGAAGACGTACTTGACCATCCGTGGCTAGCG AGATTTCTAGGAGGCGAGCAAACCACAGCATCAACACCTACCAACCCGTCGGAGCAACACTGGAATAAGCAGTGTAAGCCGATAAGATTAGCGACTTTTGAGTTTGACTACAACTACCAAGCGCAGAGTAGCAGTCCGCGAGATGAAGCCGATGTCACACCGAGCAGCAAGGGGAACGCGAGAAGCAAGTGGAGTGAAGTTTTATCATCGATAGAACCAGGGAATATTGATTTACTTCATAACATGGATCGGAACCAAGAGAACTTGGGTCACGACGATACTGATTTTAATAATGGAAACCGAAGCGACGAGGAACCCGTCTCTCTTAGTGCAGATTGTTTACAAGATATTCATAACCTTAGCCAGTCTATGCACAATCTTATAAACAACTTAAATGAAAATCAAGCCCATCAGTATTGTTTAAAATCATCGCACAGTGAAACTTCATCTCGGAGCAGTATTCCGGAAAATGTTAATTTCTCAGTAAAGACGAATAATGCGATATTAATAAATAGTTACGAAACTGCTGCTGCAGCTCAAATTAATACGAGTCGTCATAGCAAATCAAtgcaagaaaatatatttccttcCAATAAAGGAAATTTCTCCGCCGATACTAATTCCGTTACGCCTACTAAGCCAAACATATCAACCGACAGCGATGCGCATAGTTTCGAAACATGTAGATCTGCTAATCCAAGTGTAAGTAAACAAAAACACAAATGGAGACGTCTCTACGAAAATCTAATAATTTCTGAGAAGGTCACTTCGAAACTTGAGAGCGACGACATGAAAAATTGTAACACACTTTTATCATCGACCGACAGTTTAACACCAAGTTCCAGTAACGACATCGAAACATCGGACAGCTTTGTGAACATTCAATTTGCACAATTAACGCAGGACCAGAGGTCAAGTTCCACTCAAAGTATGGAGTCAACCGACAGTTTCGAAAACATTTGCTTTTCTTACAATCAGGAACCAATGAACGATAACGCGCGCGACCCGAACGAAAACGGCTGCGTGAATGATATTCTGCAGTTGGACCTTACGCAACATTCTCCTTTAACGAGTCAAGAGAAGTCGGcaacaaaaatattgcaaaccCCAACAGCGTTAAGAGCGAACGCTTCGAAAGCTTCTAAATCGCACAATCTGTTAAACAACAAGAAGAACGTAATGAGAACACCGGAGGAATCGAAGTGCTTTAAGAACGAGGCAGTGAAACTTAGGCGCGAAAGGTATACACCGAGAAGTGACGCGGAGTCAAGGACAGCGGCAAGGAACAAAAGATTCAGCTGCTTTCTACCGTCATCCGCGAAGAAGGGTCTGGACTCCGTTTTAGTCAGCGACGATGTGATTTCTGATTCTGTCCGAATAGGCCGGAAGTTTAGCTCCACTGATGAATTGCGAGACGAGAAACAGAAGCAAAGCGTAAGGTCGAAAAGGTTCAGCTTATATTACACGCCGCAACCGTTGCGGAAGAATTACGAGAGCGACACGAAGGCTGGGAGAACTACGTGCAAAAGTGTATCAACAAGTCGCAGTGATCGGCAAGTTAATGGGAAAGCGTTGGACATGAGCCGAAAGAAAGACGACGTTTCGGAACTCTGTGAGAAGAAGAACGTGAAATGTCGGAGGTCAGTTATAGATAGTACAACAGCTGCTGCGAGAAGTAAATCAAGCAAGCAGAGTGTTCACATCAGATCTAATATTGTAAATCCAGCTGTAATGACCAGTAGAATAAAATGA